The nucleotide sequence GACCATGGCATCATAGGTCTTGCCAATGTGCTCGGATTTACTTTGCGTGGACTCCCTATTGATGAACAGGGAATTCTACCGGATGCTTTTGAAACCGCCTGCAAGGCCGGTGATGTTCGTGCGCTCGTGATGATCCCGACACTGGGCAATCCGACCAGTCATCTGATGGGCGCAGGGCGTCGCATCGCCATAGCAGAAATTGCCCGACGATACGATGTCTGCGTTATCGAGGATGAGGTTTACAAACCCATCCTTGAAGAAAAATTGCCGTCCATGCCGGAGTTGCTGCCCGATCTTGGCTTCTTTGTTACAAGTTTCACCAAGACGGTAATGACGGGCTTGCGTACCGGTTACCTCGTCGTTCCAACGCAATATTCCATTCGGGTCACATCTATTTTGCGCGTTACAAGCTGGAGCGGTGTCAATCTTATGGGTGAGATGGCCAGCCGCTGGATCGAAGATGGCACGGCGGGGGAATTGATTGAAATCCAGCGCAGCGAGTTGCGATCCCGTCAGGCGCAGGTAACCGATATTCTGGGTTCGCATGTGGCGGGCAACAATCCGTTGTCGTTATGCGCCTGGCTTAAAATACCCCGCAACTGGTCTGAGGACGGGCTGGTGCGCGCGCTTGCCAATAAAGGCGTTGCGGTCACGCCATCGGACCCATTTGTGGCCGGTGCTGATCGAGGAAGTGGTGGTATTCGCATCTGTTTGGGGGGACGGCTTTCGCGCCCGGCATTGCAGACGGCACTTGAAACCATCTGCGAGACCTTTGCGCAATTGCCGCCTGTCTATGATGTGGGATCGATCGCCTGAAAGCCTGTTTCTAAAGCACTGAACGCAGGAACTCTTTGGTGCGTGCCTCGCTCGGGGTCTGGAATATCTGTTCGGGCGTGCCTTGCTCGCAGATGCGCCCCTTATCGAAAAAGCAAACGCGATCAGATACTTCCCGGGCAAATCGCATTTCATGCGTGACAAGGAGCATGGTCAGGTCATGCTCCTGTGCCAGCCCGCGAATGACGGACAGCACTTCGCCCACGAGTTGCGGATCAAGAGCGGACGTGGGTTCGTCAAACAACAATACGCGTGGGCGCATGGCAAGAGAACGGGCGATGGCGACGCGCTGCTGCTGGCCACCGGATAGCTGGGAAGGATAGTGGTCCTTCTTGTCGGTCAAGCCCACGAGGGAGAGCAGGTCAAGTGCGCGGGCCTCTGCTTCGGCGCGCTTCATGCCCAGAACATGAATCGGGGCCTCGATTATGTTTCGCAGTACCGACATGTGCGGGAACAGATTAAAGCTCTGGAACACCATGCCGACATGCGACCTGATCTTGCGCAAATGGCCTTCACTTGCCTGAAATTGTCCTTTGCCGTTCGGCTCATGATAGGACACGTCTGCAAGCTCGAGAGTACCTTCCTGAAACGGCTCCAAGGTCATGAGGATACGGAGAACTGTCGATTTCCCTGAGCCCGAGGGGCCGATGAGGGTGACCTTCTCGCCTGATTTGACGGAAAAATTGAAGCGATCCAGCACTGTCAGCGCTCCGAAGCGCTTGGTTACGTCCTGAAAGCGGATAATTTCCTGGGTCATTTGAGAGCGATCCCGTTTTTTGGAAGTGTGCGTTCGAGCAGGCGTATGAGTGCCGAGCAGATCAAGGTCAGCACCAGGAAAATCAGGCCTACCATCGACAGCGGAACCAGATATTCGAAAGTGCGGTCGCCGATCAGATTGGCGAGGTTCAGCATGTCGACGATGCTGACGACCGAGAGCACCGGGGTCTCCTTCAGCATGGAAACCAGGTAATTGCCCATGGCTGGGATGATCCGGGGTATGGCTTGCGGGATGACAATATCGCGATAGGTGCGCCAGGGCGTGAGATTCAATGCGCGTGCGGCTTCCCATTGTCCTCGCGGGATCGCTTCGATACCTCCGCGATAAACTTCCGACGTATAGGCCGAATATTGAAGACCAAGTGCCAGAGCGCCGGTCAGAAATGCGGGCAGAACAATGCCGTATACGGGCAGCACGTAATAGAGGAAAAACAGCTGCACCAGCAGTGGTGTATCACGCAGGAACTCAACTACAACCGTCGTTGGCCAGGATATGATCTTGTATGGACTACGGCGGAGAAGCGCAAAGACAAGGCCAAGGACCAGCGCAATTGCAAAGCCCGTGGCAGCGGCTTTCAAAGTCACGGTGAGACCAATCGCCAGAATTGGCAGAATGGAAATCGCGAACGAGAGTGTGGACGAGGTGTCCCAGGCATAACCGTAGATCATGCGAAGCCTCCGGCCATGGTCTGGCGTCTCAGACGCCGCTCCAGCCAGCGAATGGCCGCTGACAGCACGAGCGCCATTGCAAAATAACCGAGTAGGGTCAGCGAATAGATTGTCACGCTGTCGAGCGTCAGGTTTCGCAGGCGCTGGGCCTGGAAGGTGAGGTCGCTGATCGCAATGAGTGAGGCAAGCGCGGTGTCCTTGAGGTTGTGAATGGCAAGGTTACCGAAGGCCGGCATCATTTCGACTACCGCTTGCGGAAGAATGACATGAAACAAGGTATGACCCTTGCTGAAATTGAGCGCCCGAGCGGCTTCATGTTGTGCTTCCGGCACCGCCTGCAAGGCACCGCGAACCACTTCTGCGCCATAGGCACCGATGTTGAGACCAAGGCCCATGATGCCGGTTGTGACCGGATCAAACGAAATGCCGATCAGCGGCAGGGCATAATAGAGCCAGAAAAGCTGCACGAGCAGAGACGTGCCGCGGAATATCTCGATATAGATCACCGCAATCGTGGAGAGGATCGGCCCACCCGCAAATCGGGCAATTCCGGCGGAAAATGCCAGTATGGTGCCAATGGCCATCGAACTGAGGGCAAGAATGGCAGTGATTTGCGCTCCCTTGAAAAGGGCGGGAAGATATTCCGTCCAATGCATATAATCGTCTCCCGATTGAGATGAGACAATGCCCGCCGA is from Brucella intermedia LMG 3301 and encodes:
- a CDS encoding PLP-dependent aminotransferase family protein; protein product: MWEPMLEMRKGVTKHRLLTEKIVDDIEKGILQPAMRMPTHRDLAHKLGLSVQTVSISYKEAERRGYLRGEVGRGTYVCNRVTERADRFMLDRDPSGTADLSIIRAVYTEAHENASRRLLEELSQSDNASFMRPCRPIAGLDRHRAVARDWLRNLSVDVDPGRIILTNGAAHGLFLAVAAVVQPGEVVLTESLTDHGIIGLANVLGFTLRGLPIDEQGILPDAFETACKAGDVRALVMIPTLGNPTSHLMGAGRRIAIAEIARRYDVCVIEDEVYKPILEEKLPSMPELLPDLGFFVTSFTKTVMTGLRTGYLVVPTQYSIRVTSILRVTSWSGVNLMGEMASRWIEDGTAGELIEIQRSELRSRQAQVTDILGSHVAGNNPLSLCAWLKIPRNWSEDGLVRALANKGVAVTPSDPFVAGADRGSGGIRICLGGRLSRPALQTALETICETFAQLPPVYDVGSIA
- the ehuD gene encoding ectoine/hydroxyectoine ABC transporter permease subunit EhuD yields the protein MIYGYAWDTSSTLSFAISILPILAIGLTVTLKAAATGFAIALVLGLVFALLRRSPYKIISWPTTVVVEFLRDTPLLVQLFFLYYVLPVYGIVLPAFLTGALALGLQYSAYTSEVYRGGIEAIPRGQWEAARALNLTPWRTYRDIVIPQAIPRIIPAMGNYLVSMLKETPVLSVVSIVDMLNLANLIGDRTFEYLVPLSMVGLIFLVLTLICSALIRLLERTLPKNGIALK
- the ehuC gene encoding ectoine/hydroxyectoine ABC transporter permease subunit EhuC, producing the protein MHWTEYLPALFKGAQITAILALSSMAIGTILAFSAGIARFAGGPILSTIAVIYIEIFRGTSLLVQLFWLYYALPLIGISFDPVTTGIMGLGLNIGAYGAEVVRGALQAVPEAQHEAARALNFSKGHTLFHVILPQAVVEMMPAFGNLAIHNLKDTALASLIAISDLTFQAQRLRNLTLDSVTIYSLTLLGYFAMALVLSAAIRWLERRLRRQTMAGGFA
- the ehuA gene encoding ectoine/hydroxyectoine ABC transporter ATP-binding protein EhuA — its product is MTQEIIRFQDVTKRFGALTVLDRFNFSVKSGEKVTLIGPSGSGKSTVLRILMTLEPFQEGTLELADVSYHEPNGKGQFQASEGHLRKIRSHVGMVFQSFNLFPHMSVLRNIIEAPIHVLGMKRAEAEARALDLLSLVGLTDKKDHYPSQLSGGQQQRVAIARSLAMRPRVLLFDEPTSALDPQLVGEVLSVIRGLAQEHDLTMLLVTHEMRFAREVSDRVCFFDKGRICEQGTPEQIFQTPSEARTKEFLRSVL